One Lacticaseibacillus rhamnosus genomic window carries:
- a CDS encoding response regulator transcription factor, whose amino-acid sequence MSKILIIEDEKNLARFVELELKHEGYETEVHFNGRTGLEAALAEDWDAILLDLMLPELNGLEVCRRVRQVKNTPIIMMTARDSVIDRVSGLDHGADDYIVKPFAIEELLARLRALLRRISIEGENNTAKQTTIKYRDLVIEKENRVVRRGDDIIELTKREYELLLTLMENVNVVLARDVLLSKVWGYNSDVETNVVDVYVRYIRNKIDRPGEPSYIQTVRGTGYVMRS is encoded by the coding sequence ATGAGTAAAATATTAATTATTGAAGACGAAAAAAATCTTGCCCGCTTTGTTGAACTTGAACTAAAGCATGAAGGTTACGAAACCGAAGTTCACTTTAATGGCCGTACCGGTTTGGAAGCAGCCCTAGCAGAAGATTGGGATGCTATCTTGCTGGACCTCATGTTGCCGGAACTGAACGGATTGGAAGTCTGCCGGCGTGTTCGTCAGGTGAAGAATACGCCGATTATCATGATGACGGCGCGTGATTCGGTGATTGATCGGGTCAGCGGCTTGGATCATGGGGCAGATGACTATATTGTTAAGCCGTTTGCCATTGAGGAGCTGCTGGCACGGTTACGCGCCTTACTACGTCGAATTAGTATTGAGGGCGAAAACAACACTGCCAAGCAAACGACCATCAAGTATCGCGATCTTGTCATCGAAAAGGAAAATCGCGTTGTGCGGCGTGGCGATGACATCATCGAATTGACCAAGCGTGAATACGAATTGCTTTTAACTTTAATGGAAAATGTCAACGTTGTTCTAGCACGTGATGTTTTGCTGTCTAAAGTCTGGGGTTATAATTCCGATGTTGAAACGAATGTCGTTGATGTTTATGTCCGCTACATTCGAAATAAAATTGATCGGCCCGGTGAACCTAGTTATATTCAGACGGTTCGGGGAACCGGCTATGTTATGCGGTCATAA
- the yqeK gene encoding bis(5'-nucleosyl)-tetraphosphatase (symmetrical) YqeK, with product MNEHQYPASLTHGLSRKEILNRLRNRLDQPRYEHCLRVEATAIELAKRFDQDVDRAGLAGLLHDYGKEISVETYKRVIIEDGFDPKLLQYGRGVWHGVVGIHFIQTEVGITDKQVLTAIARHTTGDPEMTKLDECVFVGDFIEPQRSLPVEAKARKAAETNLEEASRIELENTLTYLIGARQLVYPKTLLTYNAFLSKE from the coding sequence GTGAATGAACATCAATATCCAGCAAGTTTAACGCATGGCTTGAGTCGAAAAGAAATTCTGAATCGCCTACGTAATCGCCTTGATCAGCCTCGCTATGAACATTGTTTGCGGGTTGAAGCAACGGCTATCGAATTGGCAAAGCGTTTTGACCAAGATGTGGATCGAGCAGGTTTGGCGGGCTTACTGCATGATTATGGTAAAGAAATCTCGGTTGAAACATATAAACGCGTGATTATCGAAGACGGCTTTGACCCCAAGTTACTGCAGTATGGCCGTGGTGTGTGGCATGGCGTTGTCGGGATTCATTTTATTCAAACCGAAGTCGGCATTACCGATAAACAAGTGCTGACGGCTATTGCGCGGCATACAACCGGTGATCCGGAAATGACCAAGCTGGATGAATGTGTGTTTGTCGGTGACTTTATTGAACCCCAACGGTCATTGCCGGTTGAGGCCAAAGCACGCAAGGCAGCCGAAACTAACTTGGAAGAAGCCAGCCGCATTGAGCTTGAAAACACCCTGACCTATCTAATCGGGGCGCGTCAATTGGTTTATCCGAAAACACTGTTAACCTACAATGCATTTTTATCAAAGGAGTAA
- a CDS encoding YhbY family RNA-binding protein, with translation MLTGKQKRYLRSLAMTTKPLIQVGKNGLGDAFVAGVKDAIETRELVKISLLPTADDTPQEVADTLQAAIAGLEVAQIIGRTVIVYKQAEKSEHRRISLEVNAR, from the coding sequence ATGTTAACTGGTAAACAAAAACGTTATTTACGCAGTTTGGCAATGACGACCAAACCGTTAATTCAAGTTGGCAAAAATGGGCTAGGCGATGCTTTTGTCGCTGGCGTAAAGGATGCCATCGAAACCCGTGAATTAGTCAAGATCAGCCTGTTACCGACTGCTGACGATACACCGCAAGAAGTTGCGGATACGTTACAGGCAGCGATTGCCGGTTTGGAAGTGGCGCAGATTATTGGGCGCACCGTGATCGTTTATAAGCAGGCTGAAAAGTCGGAACATCGTCGCATCAGTCTTGAAGTCAATGCGCGGTAG
- a CDS encoding nicotinate-nucleotide adenylyltransferase, translating to MKKMQNVTLTQPVISVAMREQILGTHRRKQVGLFGGTFNPIHNGHLIMAEAAGTELGLEKVYFMPDNMPPHVDTKTAISARHRVNMVQLAIADNPLFGLEGIEIRRGGISYTYQTMQELHRLHPDTDYYFIIGADMVDYLPKWAHIDELVKLVTFVGVKRRGYTPASRYPILWVDAPLIDISSTAVRDRVQAGRSLKYLVPDPVIDYIQKEGLYRE from the coding sequence ATGAAAAAGATGCAGAATGTCACGTTGACGCAACCGGTTATTTCTGTTGCGATGCGCGAACAGATTCTGGGAACGCATCGTCGCAAGCAGGTTGGTTTGTTCGGTGGGACCTTCAATCCGATTCATAACGGTCATCTGATTATGGCAGAAGCGGCAGGCACTGAATTAGGCTTGGAGAAAGTTTATTTCATGCCCGATAATATGCCACCGCATGTTGATACAAAAACGGCCATTTCTGCTCGGCACCGGGTGAATATGGTACAATTAGCGATTGCCGATAATCCACTTTTTGGGTTGGAAGGCATTGAAATTCGGCGTGGGGGCATTAGTTACACGTATCAAACCATGCAGGAGTTGCACCGACTTCATCCGGATACGGATTACTACTTTATCATCGGTGCCGACATGGTTGACTACTTACCAAAATGGGCGCACATTGATGAACTGGTAAAATTAGTAACCTTCGTCGGCGTTAAGCGGCGCGGGTATACACCGGCTAGCCGCTATCCGATTTTATGGGTTGACGCGCCGCTGATCGATATCAGTTCGACAGCGGTGCGGGATCGCGTTCAAGCGGGGCGCAGCTTGAAGTATTTGGTGCCTGACCCAGTGATTGACTATATTCAAAAAGAGGGATTATATCGTGAATGA
- a CDS encoding class I SAM-dependent DNA methyltransferase, with translation MIYTTFAEVYDQLMDQSLYQRWRDYVVKRVKPSHQPLLELAGGSGFLAVLLAQSGYQVTDFDLSEEMLTLAEEKADAAGVALTLLQGDMRDLETLPEFPIVTCFDDSICYMQNLDEVQQVFTQVASKLPTGGDFLFDAHSLYQMDQVFPGYMYNYQTDDFAFLWNSFIGEHPHSIEHDLTFFMYDEALDAYKPLTETHKERTYPLADYLRALQNAGFEKIEVTDDFGNEPVGPESTRWFFHARKK, from the coding sequence ATGATCTACACGACCTTTGCCGAAGTTTACGACCAATTGATGGATCAGTCATTGTATCAACGGTGGCGTGATTATGTGGTCAAGCGAGTGAAGCCGAGTCATCAGCCATTGCTTGAGTTGGCTGGCGGTTCCGGCTTTTTGGCCGTGCTATTGGCTCAGTCAGGTTATCAAGTCACGGATTTTGATTTATCTGAAGAAATGTTGACCTTGGCAGAGGAAAAAGCTGATGCTGCAGGGGTGGCATTAACCCTGCTTCAAGGCGATATGCGTGATCTGGAAACGCTACCGGAATTTCCAATTGTTACTTGTTTTGACGATTCGATTTGCTATATGCAGAATCTGGATGAGGTGCAACAGGTCTTTACGCAGGTAGCGTCAAAGTTGCCGACTGGTGGCGACTTTCTTTTTGATGCTCACTCGCTTTATCAAATGGATCAGGTCTTTCCGGGTTATATGTACAACTATCAAACGGATGACTTTGCGTTCTTATGGAATAGTTTTATTGGTGAGCATCCACATAGCATTGAACATGACCTCACCTTTTTTATGTACGACGAAGCCTTGGATGCCTATAAGCCTTTGACAGAAACACACAAGGAACGCACTTATCCGTTGGCTGATTATTTGCGGGCCTTACAGAATGCCGGGTTCGAAAAAATTGAGGTTACCGACGATTTTGGCAACGAGCCGGTGGGACCTGAAAGTACGCGCTGGTTTTTCCACGCGCGCAAAAAATAG
- a CDS encoding YqeG family HAD IIIA-type phosphatase produces MAVFEPTWLVTNIFSLTPASLKQQGIKAVLTDLDNTLMAWDHPEGTAKLTQWLSDLRNGGIQVVVVSNNNANRIHKAMAKLQVAYVARALKPLPVGITKARKELGLTRSEVVMVGDQLLTDIWAGNLAGVRTILTQPLVQSDAWNTRINRFFEGFVFKALAKKRQLNYQEDIHGHHQ; encoded by the coding sequence GTGGCAGTTTTTGAGCCGACTTGGCTGGTAACGAATATTTTTAGCCTGACGCCTGCTAGTCTAAAGCAGCAAGGTATTAAAGCGGTGTTGACCGATTTAGACAACACGCTGATGGCATGGGATCACCCAGAAGGTACGGCTAAGCTGACCCAGTGGCTTTCTGATTTACGTAACGGCGGCATCCAGGTGGTTGTTGTGTCAAATAACAACGCCAATCGTATCCATAAAGCGATGGCAAAGCTGCAAGTGGCTTATGTTGCCCGGGCATTAAAACCTTTGCCAGTCGGGATTACCAAAGCGCGCAAAGAATTAGGGCTGACGCGTTCTGAAGTTGTCATGGTAGGGGATCAGCTGCTGACAGATATCTGGGCCGGTAATCTTGCCGGCGTGCGGACCATCTTAACTCAGCCGTTGGTGCAAAGTGACGCCTGGAACACGCGGATAAATCGCTTTTTTGAGGGCTTTGTTTTTAAAGCCTTAGCCAAGAAAAGGCAACTGAATTATCAGGAGGATATTCATGGACATCATCAATGA
- the gndA gene encoding NADP-dependent phosphogluconate dehydrogenase, whose translation MDKPQIGVVGMAVMGKNLALNIESRGNTVAIYNRTGSKTKAVVEEHPDKKLVPSYKIEDFVASLEKPRRIIMMVKAGAGTDAVIKELLPLLDKGDVLIDGGNTFFEDTMRRSAELDKSGINFIGMGVSGGELGALHGPSLMPGGQKEAYDLVAPILEAISAKADDGAPCVTYIGPNGAGHYVKMVHNGIEYGDMELIAESYNLMRHLLGLDVEEIAGIFSDWNKGELDSYLIDITADILTRKDDLGSDKPIVDVILDRAGNKGTGKWSSQSALELGVPQSVITESVYARYISAMKQERVAASKVLPKPVGNVTIDKKEAIEMIRKALYFSKLMSYAQGFEQMRVASDNYDWNLQYGELAKIWRAGCIIRARFLQNITDAYDKKPDLQNLLLDDYFLNIAKNYQESVRDLVGLAVKAGVPVPGFSAAISYYDSYRAPVLPANLTQAQRDYFGAHTYERTDRDGIFHYTWYDEA comes from the coding sequence ATGGATAAACCACAAATTGGTGTTGTCGGCATGGCGGTTATGGGCAAGAATCTTGCCTTGAATATCGAAAGCCGCGGCAATACCGTTGCAATCTACAATCGTACCGGAAGTAAAACCAAGGCGGTTGTAGAAGAACATCCGGACAAGAAATTGGTCCCGAGCTATAAAATCGAGGACTTTGTTGCTTCATTAGAGAAGCCTCGCCGGATTATCATGATGGTTAAAGCCGGTGCCGGTACCGATGCCGTGATTAAAGAATTATTGCCGCTGTTAGATAAAGGTGACGTTTTGATTGATGGCGGGAACACCTTCTTTGAAGACACTATGCGGCGCAGTGCCGAACTGGATAAATCCGGGATCAATTTCATTGGTATGGGCGTTTCCGGTGGCGAACTTGGCGCACTACACGGACCATCCTTAATGCCAGGCGGCCAAAAAGAGGCTTATGACTTGGTAGCACCGATTCTGGAGGCTATTTCGGCAAAAGCGGATGACGGTGCACCTTGTGTGACTTACATTGGGCCAAACGGTGCCGGCCATTATGTCAAAATGGTTCATAACGGCATCGAATACGGCGATATGGAATTAATTGCTGAAAGTTACAACTTGATGCGTCATTTGCTTGGTTTGGACGTAGAAGAAATCGCCGGTATTTTTAGTGACTGGAATAAAGGCGAACTGGACTCCTACCTCATCGACATCACGGCAGACATTCTGACCCGTAAAGACGATCTTGGCAGCGACAAGCCGATCGTTGATGTGATTTTGGATCGCGCTGGCAACAAAGGGACCGGCAAATGGTCTTCACAATCTGCTCTTGAGCTAGGTGTTCCGCAAAGTGTGATTACCGAATCCGTCTATGCGCGTTACATTAGTGCGATGAAGCAGGAGCGGGTTGCGGCAAGTAAAGTTCTGCCAAAGCCGGTTGGCAATGTGACGATTGACAAAAAAGAAGCTATCGAGATGATCCGTAAGGCGTTATACTTCAGCAAGTTGATGTCTTATGCTCAAGGCTTTGAACAAATGCGCGTTGCATCGGACAACTACGACTGGAACCTGCAATACGGTGAATTGGCCAAGATTTGGCGTGCAGGTTGCATCATTCGCGCACGCTTCTTGCAAAATATCACCGATGCCTATGATAAGAAGCCGGATTTACAGAACTTGTTGTTAGACGATTACTTCCTGAATATTGCTAAGAACTATCAGGAAAGTGTCCGTGACTTGGTCGGCTTGGCTGTTAAAGCCGGCGTTCCGGTGCCGGGCTTCTCAGCGGCGATCAGTTACTACGACTCTTATCGTGCCCCTGTTCTGCCGGCCAACCTGACTCAGGCTCAGCGTGACTACTTTGGTGCCCACACATATGAACGTACTGATCGTGATGGCATTTTCCATTACACGTGGTACGACGAAGCTTAA
- a CDS encoding YceD family protein gives MLKWTIQELMKHDQEPLHFSTTLDVKADLQDRDPEVLDVSPIQVNGDIVYDRGDFLVSVNLKGTLVVPSTRSLTPVTLPQDFTFSEIYLTDDGHADQYEDGEILMPLEDPELDLLPAVEDHLLLSIPMQVLTPEEAASGEMPSGEDWEVMAEEDFDKAVKKEKQADNPFTKLKGMFPDDDQS, from the coding sequence ATGTTGAAATGGACGATTCAGGAATTAATGAAACACGATCAGGAACCGTTGCATTTTAGTACCACGTTGGATGTCAAGGCAGATTTGCAGGATCGTGATCCAGAGGTTCTTGATGTCAGTCCCATCCAGGTAAACGGCGATATTGTTTATGATCGCGGCGATTTTCTGGTTAGTGTCAACTTAAAGGGTACTTTGGTAGTTCCCTCGACGCGCAGTTTGACCCCAGTCACGCTGCCACAGGATTTCACGTTTAGCGAGATCTATCTGACCGATGACGGCCATGCCGATCAATATGAAGACGGCGAAATTCTGATGCCGCTTGAGGATCCGGAGCTGGATTTGTTGCCGGCAGTGGAGGATCATTTGTTGTTAAGCATCCCCATGCAAGTGCTAACGCCAGAAGAAGCCGCCAGTGGCGAGATGCCTTCAGGCGAGGACTGGGAAGTCATGGCTGAAGAAGATTTTGATAAAGCCGTTAAAAAAGAGAAGCAGGCAGATAACCCTTTTACGAAATTAAAAGGGATGTTCCCGGATGATGATCAGTCGTGA
- the rsfS gene encoding ribosome silencing factor translates to MIDAKTMLEIAVKAGDSKRAEDIVALDMRGVSLLADYFVIMSGTSDRQVQAIVDEIEEKEEAAGVEIRRIEGQKGSKWMLIDLNDVVVHVFMPEERQFYNLEKLWQDAPLVKVDQWVEA, encoded by the coding sequence ATGATCGACGCAAAAACCATGTTGGAAATTGCTGTTAAAGCCGGTGATTCGAAGCGAGCCGAAGACATTGTTGCATTGGACATGCGCGGTGTGAGTCTGTTGGCCGATTATTTTGTTATCATGAGCGGCACTTCGGATCGTCAGGTTCAGGCAATTGTTGATGAAATCGAAGAAAAAGAAGAAGCGGCCGGCGTTGAGATTCGCCGGATTGAGGGACAAAAAGGGTCCAAGTGGATGCTGATTGACTTAAACGATGTGGTGGTTCATGTCTTTATGCCAGAAGAGCGACAATTCTACAACCTGGAAAAGTTATGGCAAGATGCACCGCTGGTTAAAGTGGATCAGTGGGTTGAGGCATGA
- a CDS encoding nucleotidyltransferase — translation MQAVGMIAEFNPFHAGHAYALAQARKLTQADVVVVVMSGNYVQRGEPAIFDKWVRARAALDHGADIVIELPVTGAVQAADQFAEAGVATLAALRVTALAFGTEHPELAYLDLARQLEKAPLTDPGFSDYTQTYATQLNAAYAKAAGITQTDPNFMLGLSYAKAVLALQVPMQLYPFGRQGVAHDALQLTANLASASAIRQRLRRGESLAKIVPADLIPVYSKQQQYGWSQYFPWLKYRLQTADLAQLRQVATMAEGLEYRFTQQIDDAIDMTSFLKRVKSKRYTYARLRRLALAITLNMTIAAVEKARHLPQLHVLGFTPAGQQYLRQVKHQVGWPLLTRVSADMLAPNGILAMTHRADRLITTISGVEQNYGRRPLM, via the coding sequence ATGCAAGCGGTCGGTATGATTGCAGAGTTTAATCCATTTCATGCTGGTCACGCATATGCACTGGCACAAGCCCGAAAATTAACGCAAGCTGATGTTGTCGTTGTGGTGATGTCGGGAAACTATGTCCAGCGTGGCGAACCCGCGATTTTTGATAAGTGGGTGCGGGCGCGGGCGGCGTTGGATCATGGCGCCGATATTGTCATTGAGCTGCCGGTAACCGGAGCGGTGCAAGCGGCGGATCAATTTGCGGAAGCCGGGGTTGCGACGTTAGCGGCGTTACGCGTGACCGCACTGGCATTTGGAACCGAACACCCCGAACTTGCCTATCTGGACCTTGCCCGACAATTAGAAAAAGCCCCTTTGACGGATCCGGGATTTTCGGATTATACCCAGACTTATGCGACCCAGCTTAATGCCGCTTATGCAAAAGCAGCCGGCATCACGCAAACAGACCCGAATTTCATGTTGGGGTTGAGCTATGCAAAAGCGGTTTTGGCGTTGCAAGTGCCGATGCAGCTTTATCCGTTCGGTCGACAAGGCGTGGCCCATGACGCGCTCCAGTTGACAGCTAATCTGGCCAGTGCGTCAGCGATTCGTCAGCGATTGCGCAGAGGTGAATCGCTCGCGAAGATTGTTCCTGCAGATCTGATTCCGGTTTATTCTAAGCAGCAACAATATGGGTGGTCGCAATATTTTCCATGGTTGAAATATCGTCTACAGACAGCAGATTTGGCGCAGTTGCGGCAGGTTGCCACGATGGCGGAAGGGCTGGAATATCGTTTCACCCAGCAGATTGATGACGCTATTGATATGACGAGCTTTTTAAAGCGGGTTAAGTCCAAGCGGTATACCTACGCCAGACTGCGGCGATTAGCTTTAGCAATCACGCTGAATATGACAATAGCGGCGGTGGAAAAGGCTCGGCACTTGCCGCAGCTGCATGTGCTCGGGTTTACGCCAGCCGGTCAGCAATACTTGCGCCAGGTTAAACACCAAGTTGGCTGGCCCTTGCTCACTCGCGTTAGTGCTGATATGCTTGCACCGAATGGGATCCTTGCGATGACCCATCGTGCGGATCGATTAATCACCACGATTAGCGGTGTTGAACAAAATTATGGCCGCCGACCGTTGATGTGA
- a CDS encoding HAMP domain-containing sensor histidine kinase, with protein MMHIKQTSTKQKKNPRISLKVKWAVTVGVGIFVTFVTFSMILYGAMRQILINQERRTVTDTLNTVVQRLSPVSGDLTMAQVVPRLEGTTPSDQSSLPTPSESHTRIFSDSVIQKLAQADVSVSVFSRDRTTIFQSRDTPITLGKVHGFEVQESHIGDFNGLVGTAPIYSAESSNLIGYVQVTNKLTAFHATMHEITLLIIGLSFAAILISILIGYVLATRFLSPIKLITNAIDVVNEEPQSTVRIPALKRNDELGDLVLEFNGMLDRIQRYIDQQGEFVQDVSHELRTPVAILEGHLQLLNRWGKDDPEVLDESLAASLQEITRMKSLIQEMLDLTRADQVDVQFPNAVVDVHKVIQQVVADFRMIHPEFTFTLDDDLEQTTFVRMYRNHLEQVMIILLDNAVKYSTDRKEIHVSMAQNSGNGVAVAVQDFGEGIAEKDRRRVFNRFYRVDKARSREKGGNGLGLSIAQQLIESYHGQIEVDSALGHGSIFRIDLPTISADKAKALQRQEAAKQAAAPKSDTSIKSNL; from the coding sequence ATAATGCATATCAAGCAAACCAGTACTAAGCAAAAGAAGAATCCCCGCATCTCGTTGAAGGTCAAATGGGCCGTCACAGTTGGTGTCGGGATTTTTGTCACTTTTGTCACTTTTTCAATGATCCTTTATGGTGCGATGCGGCAGATTCTGATTAATCAGGAGCGTCGAACCGTCACCGATACCCTTAACACAGTCGTCCAACGGCTTTCCCCAGTCAGTGGCGATTTGACCATGGCCCAGGTGGTTCCGCGATTGGAAGGGACAACGCCGTCCGATCAGTCGTCACTACCTACTCCCAGCGAGTCACACACGCGGATTTTTTCTGATTCCGTTATTCAGAAATTGGCTCAGGCAGACGTTAGCGTGTCGGTGTTTTCGCGTGATCGGACGACAATTTTTCAGTCGCGCGACACCCCGATCACGTTGGGTAAGGTTCATGGATTTGAAGTTCAGGAAAGTCATATCGGTGATTTTAACGGACTGGTCGGAACTGCACCTATTTATTCGGCTGAGAGTTCAAATTTGATTGGTTACGTTCAGGTGACGAACAAACTGACAGCGTTTCATGCGACCATGCATGAAATTACCTTGTTAATTATTGGTTTAAGTTTTGCTGCCATTCTCATTTCAATTCTAATTGGCTATGTGCTGGCAACCCGATTCTTAAGTCCGATTAAGCTGATTACTAATGCCATTGATGTTGTCAATGAGGAGCCGCAAAGCACGGTTCGGATTCCGGCATTGAAGCGCAATGACGAGCTTGGCGATTTGGTGCTGGAATTTAACGGTATGCTGGATCGGATTCAACGTTACATTGACCAGCAAGGTGAATTTGTACAGGATGTTTCGCATGAGCTACGAACCCCAGTAGCTATTTTGGAAGGGCATTTACAACTGCTCAATCGCTGGGGTAAGGATGATCCGGAAGTGCTTGACGAATCGCTGGCTGCTTCACTTCAAGAAATCACCCGTATGAAGAGCCTGATTCAGGAAATGCTGGATCTGACGCGCGCGGATCAGGTGGATGTTCAGTTTCCCAATGCGGTTGTGGATGTCCACAAAGTCATCCAGCAGGTCGTTGCCGATTTTCGCATGATTCATCCGGAGTTTACGTTCACGCTAGACGATGACTTGGAGCAGACAACTTTTGTCCGCATGTACCGCAATCATCTGGAGCAAGTGATGATTATCCTCCTCGATAACGCCGTCAAGTATTCGACTGATCGCAAGGAAATTCATGTCTCAATGGCCCAAAACAGTGGTAATGGCGTTGCAGTTGCCGTTCAGGACTTTGGTGAAGGTATTGCCGAAAAGGATCGGCGTCGCGTGTTCAATCGCTTTTATCGCGTTGATAAGGCTCGCAGTCGCGAAAAAGGCGGCAATGGGCTGGGGCTATCTATCGCTCAGCAACTGATCGAAAGCTATCATGGTCAAATTGAAGTAGACTCCGCTTTAGGTCATGGGTCGATCTTCCGGATTGATTTGCCAACGATTTCGGCGGACAAAGCCAAAGCACTTCAACGCCAAGAAGCAGCAAAGCAGGCTGCTGCGCCGAAAAGTGATACGTCAATTAAAAGCAATTTGTAG
- the yqeH gene encoding ribosome biogenesis GTPase YqeH translates to MDIINDETERRCIGCGAILQTTDPKKPGYLPAATLAKAEADDDIYCQRCFRLRHYNEIAPVTLTDDDFLRLLNAIGESNALIVNVIDIFDFNGSVIPGLHRFVGDNPVILVGNKADVLPKSLNPNKLKNWLQQQAKAQGLRPVTTLLASAKKGFGVDELLTAIEKYREHRDVYVVGVTNTGKSTLINRIIKQLTGVEDLITTSRFPGTTLDRIMIPLDDGQSLIDTPGIIHRHQMAHFVGSKDLKLVSPTSVIKPATYQLNEGQTIFLGGLARFDYLRGGRQSFVIYADTQLPLHRTKLINADEFYQKHVGGLLAPPQADEVRDFPPLVRFEFTPKEKSDLVFAGLGWITVPAGVTIAGYAPKGVDVLLRKAFI, encoded by the coding sequence ATGGACATCATCAATGATGAAACAGAGCGCCGCTGCATAGGCTGTGGCGCTATTTTGCAGACAACCGATCCTAAAAAGCCAGGCTATCTGCCAGCCGCGACATTAGCAAAAGCCGAGGCTGACGATGACATTTATTGCCAACGCTGCTTTCGACTGCGGCATTACAATGAAATTGCACCCGTCACGTTAACTGACGATGATTTTTTACGCCTCCTGAATGCGATCGGTGAAAGTAACGCATTGATTGTGAATGTCATTGATATTTTTGATTTTAATGGCAGTGTGATTCCCGGATTGCATCGTTTTGTCGGGGATAATCCCGTCATTTTGGTCGGGAATAAGGCAGATGTCTTGCCTAAATCGTTGAATCCCAATAAATTAAAAAACTGGCTGCAGCAGCAAGCTAAAGCGCAGGGATTACGGCCGGTAACAACCTTGCTGGCCAGTGCCAAAAAAGGATTTGGGGTTGACGAGTTACTCACCGCTATCGAGAAGTATCGCGAACATCGCGATGTGTACGTTGTCGGGGTGACCAATACTGGCAAGTCAACGTTAATCAACCGCATTATTAAGCAATTAACCGGTGTCGAGGATCTCATTACAACATCGCGCTTCCCGGGAACCACGCTTGATCGCATTATGATTCCGTTAGATGATGGGCAGTCGCTAATTGACACGCCAGGCATCATTCATCGCCACCAGATGGCACATTTTGTCGGCTCCAAGGATTTGAAACTGGTATCCCCGACTTCGGTGATTAAACCGGCGACTTATCAGTTGAATGAAGGCCAGACCATCTTTCTCGGCGGACTGGCACGGTTCGATTATCTTCGCGGCGGCCGCCAAAGCTTTGTCATTTACGCCGATACGCAATTGCCGCTGCACCGGACAAAATTGATCAACGCTGATGAGTTTTATCAGAAGCATGTCGGGGGTCTTCTAGCGCCGCCACAAGCTGATGAAGTCAGAGATTTTCCGCCGCTGGTTCGCTTTGAATTCACGCCGAAAGAAAAATCGGATCTGGTTTTTGCCGGTCTCGGCTGGATTACGGTACCGGCTGGCGTCACCATTGCAGGTTATGCCCCTAAAGGCGTGGATGTTTTATTACGTAAAGCATTTATTTAA